The segment CTTCCAATAATCTTTAACATACTTCATCACTTTCCTACTAAAATATATTAATTTACTAACTTACGCTATTGGTATTATTGACAAGATTTTTATTTTTTATAATCAAAAAAATAAAAAGATTTATCGTTAATATAAATTTAACGATAAATCCTATAACTTTATCTAACTTTATTATTTATGAATTAAAATTCAGATACACCTGGAGTTCTTGGGAATGGTAATACGTCTCTTATATTGCTCATTCCTGTTAAGTACATTATCAGTCTTTCAAATCCAAGACCATATCCAGCGTGTTTAGTTTCACCATATTTTCTAAGTTCTAAATACCACCAGTAATCTTCTTTGTTAAGTCCAAGTTCAGCCATTCTAGCTTCAAGAATGTCAAGTCTTTCTTCTCTTTGACTTCCTCCAATTATTTCTCCAATACCAGGAACTAAAAGATCTGCTGCTGCAACAGTTTTATTATCTTCATTCATTCTCATATAGAATGCTTTTATATCCTTTGGATAATCTGTTACAAATACAGGTTTTTTGTATATTTCTTCTGTTAAATATCTTTCATGCTCTGTTTGAAGGTCTATTCCCCATTCAACAGGATATTCAAATTGAGCTCCTGACTTTTGAAGCATTTCTACAGCTTCTGTATAGCTTATTCTTGCAAAATCAGAATTAACAACGTTATCTAATCTTTCTAATAATCCTTTATCAATAAATTTATTGAAGAATTCCATTTCTTCTGGAGCGTTTGCTCTTACATAATTGATTATATATTTAACCATTTCTTCTGCTACATCCATATAGTCTTTTAATTCAGCAAAAGCCATTTCAGGTTCTATCATCCAAAATTCTGATGCATGTCTTGCTGTATTAGAATTTTCTGCTCTAAATGTAGGTCCAAATGTATAAACATTCCTAAATGCTAAAGCATATATTTCAGCTTCAAGCTGTCCACTTACTGTAAGATTTGATTGTTTTCCAAAGAAATCTTCTTTGTAATCTATATTTCCTTGTTCGTCTTTTGGAAGATTATTCATATCTAAAGTTGTTACTCTAAACATTTCCCCTGCACCTTCACAGTCACTTCCTGTTATTATTGGTGTATGAACATAAACAAATCCTTGATCTTGGAAGAATTTATGTATTGCATACGCTGCTAATGAGCGAACTCTAAATACAGCTGAAAAAGCATTACTTCTTGGTCTTAAGTGAGCTATGCTTCTTAAATATTCAAAAGTATGTCTTTTCTTTTGAAGTGGATAATCTGCATCAGATTTTCCTTCTAAAACTACTTTCTTAGCGTGAATTTCAAAAGGTTGCTTTGCATTTTCTGTTATTACAACTTCACCTTCTACACTTATACTTGAACTTATGGCATACTTTGATATTTCTTTAAAGTTTTCAAGTTCTGCTCCAAAAACTACTTGGATATTTTTAAAGAAGCTTCCGTCATTAACTTCTATAAATCCAAATTTATTTGAAGCTCTTAATGTTCTTACCCACCCACTGATTCTTACTTCTTGTCCTGCAAACTTTTCTGTTTCTCTGTAAAGTTGTTTAACTAATACTGTTTCCATTGATATCCTCCTACTTTATTTTATATTTATTTTTACCAATGTATAAATAAAAAACCCTCATCCCAATATTATCAGGACGAAGGTTATATATTCGCGGTACCACCTAATTTATCACAAAACATGATCACTTTATAAGTACAATATTATACTCTCCAATTTTAACGGCTTGGTCCCGTCTAAGTCTACTTTTATAAATAAATTTATAATTTCGGTTAGAAATTCCGAGGTGTTCTTCCATATAGATTTAATACTGATCTTCCACCAACATCAGCTCGCTATAATCAATACTCTATACTTACTCTCCTCTTCTCTATCTTTACAAATATTTTATCTTATATGTAAAATACGATTCACAGAAAATTATAATATTAAATAAAATATATGTCAACAATATAGTAACTTTATTACTCCAGGCTTTATATTTTTTACTTATTTTTTACAAAAATTAGTGATATAATATAGCTATATATTTATATGTGAGGTGAACGTTATGGAAGTCATTGATTTTCACTGTGATACAATATCCCAAATATATACTAATAATTGTGAATTACTGAGTAATGATTTTTCTGTTGATATAAAAAAATTACAAAATGCACACTCATTAGCACAATTCTTTGCCTTATTTGTTGAACTCAATCCAAAGGAAGATCCCTTCGATGTATGCTGTAATATGCTTAATAAGTTCTATGATGAAATAAGTAAAAATAAAAATACTATATCTCTTGCTACAAATTATCAGGAATTAATGAAAAATAAATCTGAAAATAAAATATCTGCTTTTTTAACCATTGAAGAAGGTGCTGTTCTTAAAGGTAGTATTTCCAATTTAAAAAAGTTTTATGATAACGGCGTACGATTGATTACTCTAACTTGGAATTTTCCTAATGAAATTGGATATCCAAATGCCATTGCAAAATTTAGAAATGAAGGACTTACCCCTTTTGGAATTGAACTTATTCATGAGATGAATAATCTTAATATGATTATCGATGTCTCTCATCTTTCAGATGGAGGCTTTTATGATGTTGCTAAATATTCTAAAGCTCCTTTTGTTGCTTCACATTCAAATTCAAGAAGTATTACAAATCACCCTCGTAACCTTACGGATGATATGATAAAAATAATTTCTGAAAAAGGTGGCATAATCGGAATAAACTTCTTTGGAGAATTTTTAGGTGGCGGTAACTTTAGTAAAATAGAAGATATGTTACACCATATAGACCACATTAAAAATATTGGAGGCATAGATGTCCTTTCATTAGGTTCGGATTTTGATGGTATCGATTCCATATTGGAGATTCCCAACATAGGTAAAATAGATAAACTTATTCATGCATTAAAACTACATGGATTTAGTGAAAATGATATAGAAAAAATTTTTTATAAAAATGCTTTAAGACTTATAAAAGAAGTTTGTTAATTTTATATAACATTTTGGAAAACATAAGGATGGGGATATAATGTACCAATTAAAAAATTATTCTGAAGAAATAGTGGATAAATTATTAATAGAATTATTAGATAACTATAATAATATTTGTAAGTGTAGTCAATGCATGCAAGATATTAAAGCATGCGCTTTAAATTATATAAAACCTAAGTATATAACCTCTACAAAAGGCGAAATATATGCACGAGCCTTAAATGAAATAAACAAACAAGAAAATATAAATATACTAAAAGCACTAATACATGCTATAGATATAGTTAGTAAAGATCCTAAGCATGATTAATATATAAATTTTTTAATAAACTTTAAATTAAGGAGTGATTTTAATGGATTACATGAAGGTATACGAACAATGGCTTAACAATGATTTTATAGACTCAAAAACTAAAGAAGAATTGGAAAGCATAAAAGAAAATAAAGAAGAAATTCAAGATAGATTTTATAAAAATTTAGAATTTGGTACTGCTGGACTAAGAGGAAAACTTGGTGCTGGTAGCAACAGAATGAATGTTTACAACATATCTAAAGTTACTCAAGGTATAGCTGATTTTATAAAAGAAAAAGGTCAAGAATACATGGATAGAGGCGTTGCTATAGCTTACGATGTTAGACATTTTTCAAAAGAATTTTCTAAAACAGCAGCACTTGTGCTTGCAGCAAATGGAATAAAGGCTTATCTATTTGAAGATATTCGTCCAACACCCGAACTTTCTTTTACAATTAGGAAACTACACACTGCTGCTGGAATTATTATTACAGCAAGTCACAATCCTAAAGAATATAATGGTTATAAAGTTTACTGGGAAGATGGAGCACAAGTTCTTTCAATCATAGCTGACTCAATGACCGAAAAAATAAATGAAATTAAAGATTTTAAAGATGTTAAAATTATGGATGAAAAAGAAGCCCTAAATAAAGAACTTTTAATTATACTAGGTAAAGATATTGATGATGAATACATTGAAAAAGTTAAATCTTTAAGCATAAGAAATAACATTGATAAAGATATTAAAATAGTTTACTCCCCTCTTAATGGAACAGGAAATATACCTGTAAGACGTGTTTTAAAAGAAAGAGGTTTTACTAATATAATAGTTGTTCCTGAGCAAGAAAATCCAGATCCTGATTTTTCAACAGTTGGATATCCTAATCCTGAAGATACTAAAGCATTTAAATATTCTGAAGCCTTAGGAAAAAAAGTAGATGCGGATCTTTTAATTGCAACAGATCCTGACTGCGATAGACTCGCTATAGAAGTTAAAGATTCAAATGGAGAATATGTTGCATTTAATGGAAATCAAACTGGAGCTATACTTATAAAATATATTGTTGAAGGTATGAATCAAAGCGGAACTCTTCCTAAAAACGGAGCTATAGTAAAATCTATAGTTACAGGAGATCTTGGAAAAGTTATTGCTGAAAAATATGGAGTTAAAACCTTTGAAGCTTTAACTGGATTCAAGAATATTTGTGGTAGAATTCCTAAGTTTGAATCTACTGGTGAATATCAATTTATTTTTGGGTATGAAGAAAGTATAGGATATAATGCTAGTACTTTTGTTAGGGATAAAGATGGTGTAAGTTCTTCTATGCTTTTATGTGAAGCTGCCGCTTATTATAAAAGCATTGGAAAAACTTTAATTGATGTACTCAATGAAATCTTTAAAGAACATGGTTACTATAAAGAAAAACAAATTTCTCTTGTACTTGAAGGTATTGAAGGTCAACAAAGAATCGAAAGAATGATGAAAGAATATAGAAAATCTTATCCTAATGAAATTGGAACTATGAAACTTGAAAAATGCATAGACTTTTTAAATGGATACGAGGATATTGGAGCTTCAAATGTTTTAAAATTTTATCTTGCTGATGGAAGTTGGTATGCCGTTCGTCCTTCTGGAACAGAACCTAAAATCAAGATTTACTTATATACTAAAGCAGATACATCTGAAAAAGCTGAAAATAATTTAAAAGTTATGGAAGATGTTATTATAGGAAAATTAAACTCTATAAAATAATATATTTATAAAAAACTCCATACCACCAAAGTGTATGGAGTTTTTTATCTAATTTATAGATTTAAATCTTAAAACTACACTTTCAAAATCTTTATGTCTACAAGTAATTGGTATTCCTAAAAACATTAATTCATCTCCAAAATAAATAGAATTACTTTCTATTAATTTATATTTCTTATTTGGATCAATTCCCTTTAATTTTAATCTCTCAAATTCAGCATTTGCTTCCATAAGCATTCTATAAAAATATACTATAAACTCACTTTTATCTTCGGATACAATAATCCATGATGCCTTATTTTCATTAAATGGGCTAATTAATCTATATACTTCTCCAAATTGAACCAATTTTCTTATATCTTTATAATTACTAATTTGTTTTTTCACTTCTTCTTTTTCTTCATTTTTTAATTCAGTAAGATCTAACTCATATCCTAGATTTCCAAACATAGCTACATCTCCACGAGTTTTTAAAGGTGTTATCCTTCCAACTTGATGATTCGGAACCGCTGATACATGAGCTGTCATCATAATAGGAGGATATACTATACTTGTTCCATATTGAATCTTTAGCCTTGCTATAGCATCTGTGTTATCGCTTGTCCATATTTGAGGCATATAGTATAATATAGCTGGATCAAATCGACCTCCGCCTCCTGCACATCCCTCAAATAGTATGCTTGGAAATTTCGTTACTATAGTCTCCATTACTCTATACAATCCCAAAATGTATCTATGAGCC is part of the Clostridium botulinum genome and harbors:
- a CDS encoding dipeptidase; this encodes MEVIDFHCDTISQIYTNNCELLSNDFSVDIKKLQNAHSLAQFFALFVELNPKEDPFDVCCNMLNKFYDEISKNKNTISLATNYQELMKNKSENKISAFLTIEEGAVLKGSISNLKKFYDNGVRLITLTWNFPNEIGYPNAIAKFRNEGLTPFGIELIHEMNNLNMIIDVSHLSDGGFYDVAKYSKAPFVASHSNSRSITNHPRNLTDDMIKIISEKGGIIGINFFGEFLGGGNFSKIEDMLHHIDHIKNIGGIDVLSLGSDFDGIDSILEIPNIGKIDKLIHALKLHGFSENDIEKIFYKNALRLIKEVC
- a CDS encoding late competence development ComFB family protein — translated: MYQLKNYSEEIVDKLLIELLDNYNNICKCSQCMQDIKACALNYIKPKYITSTKGEIYARALNEINKQENINILKALIHAIDIVSKDPKHD
- the asnS gene encoding asparagine--tRNA ligase, giving the protein METVLVKQLYRETEKFAGQEVRISGWVRTLRASNKFGFIEVNDGSFFKNIQVVFGAELENFKEISKYAISSSISVEGEVVITENAKQPFEIHAKKVVLEGKSDADYPLQKKRHTFEYLRSIAHLRPRSNAFSAVFRVRSLAAYAIHKFFQDQGFVYVHTPIITGSDCEGAGEMFRVTTLDMNNLPKDEQGNIDYKEDFFGKQSNLTVSGQLEAEIYALAFRNVYTFGPTFRAENSNTARHASEFWMIEPEMAFAELKDYMDVAEEMVKYIINYVRANAPEEMEFFNKFIDKGLLERLDNVVNSDFARISYTEAVEMLQKSGAQFEYPVEWGIDLQTEHERYLTEEIYKKPVFVTDYPKDIKAFYMRMNEDNKTVAAADLLVPGIGEIIGGSQREERLDILEARMAELGLNKEDYWWYLELRKYGETKHAGYGLGFERLIMYLTGMSNIRDVLPFPRTPGVSEF
- a CDS encoding phospho-sugar mutase, with the protein product MDYMKVYEQWLNNDFIDSKTKEELESIKENKEEIQDRFYKNLEFGTAGLRGKLGAGSNRMNVYNISKVTQGIADFIKEKGQEYMDRGVAIAYDVRHFSKEFSKTAALVLAANGIKAYLFEDIRPTPELSFTIRKLHTAAGIIITASHNPKEYNGYKVYWEDGAQVLSIIADSMTEKINEIKDFKDVKIMDEKEALNKELLIILGKDIDDEYIEKVKSLSIRNNIDKDIKIVYSPLNGTGNIPVRRVLKERGFTNIIVVPEQENPDPDFSTVGYPNPEDTKAFKYSEALGKKVDADLLIATDPDCDRLAIEVKDSNGEYVAFNGNQTGAILIKYIVEGMNQSGTLPKNGAIVKSIVTGDLGKVIAEKYGVKTFEALTGFKNICGRIPKFESTGEYQFIFGYEESIGYNASTFVRDKDGVSSSMLLCEAAAYYKSIGKTLIDVLNEIFKEHGYYKEKQISLVLEGIEGQQRIERMMKEYRKSYPNEIGTMKLEKCIDFLNGYEDIGASNVLKFYLADGSWYAVRPSGTEPKIKIYLYTKADTSEKAENNLKVMEDVIIGKLNSIK